In one Chitinophaga sancti genomic region, the following are encoded:
- a CDS encoding HEPN domain-containing protein produces the protein MNTPLNKRILSNWPVWHQQPFRLTCNEINNPHHILKEFFTWYTLSDIRLCLKEWLTDALRAEDVEALEYVTLHDNIEKLIEAAWVILGNESVEGIDTEDNNKTETPIIPLTPEVLQPEADPLERILDIIVKITEAEKIYLLDAHGTDKAGHAFQYDLLILLPVKSQQPHKELQEAIEAQCKDIADIMISFSKAVEIYRLIKEGHIFFSFVCIAENLIYDDGRFPLPVPAITDLAAIKTKALEDFNKPFHVAQIFYDGAGYFYLKHDKNLTAFMLQQATEHCLRAILYALTGHNYVTHNLQRLFRFTRQCAPELQVFFHSGAGGNKNLLHLLYKAYVHARYKDDFQIEHHQIQILFRLIKQLHDKTTQVFQEKLDSLTNKFTQHD, from the coding sequence ATGAACACACCATTAAACAAGCGAATACTATCCAATTGGCCAGTATGGCACCAACAACCTTTCCGGCTCACCTGTAATGAAATAAACAACCCTCATCATATCCTAAAAGAATTCTTCACCTGGTACACTTTATCAGATATACGTTTATGCCTCAAGGAATGGCTAACCGATGCTTTACGTGCAGAAGATGTGGAGGCTCTGGAGTATGTCACTCTACACGATAATATTGAAAAGCTGATTGAAGCGGCCTGGGTAATTCTTGGAAATGAATCCGTAGAGGGGATAGATACTGAAGATAATAACAAAACCGAAACACCCATTATTCCACTCACTCCTGAAGTACTACAACCAGAAGCAGATCCGCTTGAAAGAATTCTTGACATCATTGTTAAAATAACTGAGGCGGAAAAGATATATCTATTGGATGCTCATGGAACTGATAAAGCTGGTCATGCTTTCCAATATGATCTACTGATTTTGCTACCCGTAAAGTCACAGCAACCACATAAAGAACTTCAGGAAGCCATTGAAGCACAATGCAAGGATATTGCAGACATTATGATCAGCTTTTCTAAGGCGGTCGAAATTTACAGGTTAATCAAAGAAGGACATATATTCTTTTCATTTGTTTGCATTGCTGAAAACCTGATATATGATGATGGCCGGTTTCCCTTACCTGTTCCAGCCATTACTGATTTAGCAGCCATCAAAACCAAAGCTCTGGAGGATTTTAATAAACCATTTCACGTTGCTCAGATATTTTATGATGGGGCTGGTTATTTCTATCTGAAACACGATAAAAATCTGACTGCCTTTATGCTCCAACAGGCGACCGAACATTGTCTTCGAGCCATCCTGTATGCGCTCACTGGCCACAATTACGTGACCCATAACCTGCAAAGGTTATTTCGTTTCACCAGACAATGCGCTCCCGAATTGCAGGTTTTTTTTCATTCCGGCGCAGGGGGCAATAAAAATCTACTCCATCTTTTATATAAAGCCTATGTACATGCCAGATATAAGGATGATTTTCAAATAGAGCATCATCAAATACAGATATTATTCCGTCTCATAAAGCAGTTACATGACAAGACAACACAGGTTTTCCAGGAAAAGCTGGATTCATTAACCAATAAGTTTACCCAACATGACTGA
- a CDS encoding IS3 family transposase, which translates to MLEPNHPYLSIRRQCELLKLHRSGLYYVPVSETSENLEIMRILDAQYFLTPFYGERRLMALLRLKGYNINRKRIRRLMKLVNWNTLFQEPNTSKPDKSHKIYPYLLKGIDINKANQVWCCDITYIPMKKGFMYLCAIIDVHTRYVVNWGISNTMNAEWCRDIADVAILKHGKPEIFNTDQGSQFTSEVFTGLLKEHEIKISMDGKGRALDNIWIERLWRSVKYEHIYLNVHEDGLSLYQGLKEYFNFYNRTRVHQSLDYSTPIEAYMAKAA; encoded by the coding sequence ATGCTTGAACCAAATCATCCATACCTTAGTATTCGCCGTCAATGCGAGCTTTTAAAGCTGCACAGGAGTGGTTTGTATTATGTTCCTGTATCGGAGACAAGCGAGAACCTGGAAATAATGCGCATTCTTGACGCGCAATACTTTCTGACACCTTTCTATGGGGAACGTCGATTGATGGCTTTATTGCGTCTAAAAGGGTATAATATTAACAGAAAGAGAATAAGACGTCTGATGAAATTGGTAAACTGGAACACACTATTCCAGGAACCCAACACCAGTAAGCCGGATAAATCTCACAAAATATATCCTTACCTGCTCAAAGGCATCGATATCAATAAAGCTAACCAGGTTTGGTGTTGCGACATTACATATATTCCGATGAAAAAGGGCTTCATGTATTTATGCGCCATTATTGATGTACATACCCGCTACGTAGTCAACTGGGGCATAAGTAATACCATGAATGCAGAGTGGTGCAGAGATATTGCAGATGTTGCAATTTTGAAACACGGTAAGCCGGAAATATTTAATACAGATCAGGGCAGTCAGTTCACCAGCGAAGTGTTTACCGGTCTGCTAAAAGAACATGAAATCAAAATAAGCATGGACGGGAAAGGTCGGGCACTGGATAATATATGGATCGAACGACTGTGGAGGAGTGTTAAATATGAGCACATTTACCTGAACGTACACGAAGATGGTCTTTCGCTCTATCAGGGCCTGAAAGAATATTTTAATTTTTATAATCGTACGCGTGTGCATCAATCATTGGATTATTCAACCCCAATAGAAGCCTATATGGCCAAAGCCGCATAA
- a CDS encoding transposase has translation MTKQSRRKFTGDFKAKVVMEALKERSTVEELAKKYDLHPTQINTWKREAAAKLASAFDSESGNKQQEQQADQLEKLYAQIGQLKVENDFLKKKL, from the coding sequence ATGACAAAGCAAAGCAGAAGAAAATTCACTGGAGACTTCAAGGCGAAAGTAGTCATGGAAGCCTTAAAAGAGCGTAGTACAGTTGAAGAACTAGCTAAGAAGTATGATTTGCATCCCACACAAATCAATACATGGAAACGAGAGGCGGCAGCCAAACTTGCTAGTGCGTTTGATTCAGAATCTGGAAACAAACAACAGGAACAACAAGCTGATCAACTGGAGAAATTGTATGCACAGATAGGTCAGCTTAAAGTTGAGAATGACTTCCTGAAAAAAAAATTGTAA
- a CDS encoding helix-turn-helix transcriptional regulator, with protein MSNREYNRIKVVLAEKKKTNKELSDYLKVRPGTVSRWCTNDSQPNIATLFEIAKFLNVKVCALLIE; from the coding sequence ATGAGTAATCGAGAATATAATAGAATTAAAGTTGTTCTTGCGGAGAAAAAGAAAACCAATAAAGAGCTGTCAGACTATTTAAAAGTAAGGCCAGGAACTGTTTCTCGTTGGTGTACCAACGACAGTCAGCCTAATATTGCTACGTTATTTGAAATAGCTAAATTTTTGAATGTCAAAGTTTGTGCTCTTCTAATAGAATAA
- a CDS encoding BREX protein BrxB domain-containing protein produces the protein MASKVDQLLTAYELVVNEPWSNALSGQERVWFLVYDPAEQRKVDLRIGDFEMATKKAGKRWITISLKKCFPIWMASHDYKEEYFNDPETLVDQLESEFKKFAITFLIEEINKQGTDDKTLIAVRDISALFGFNRMSDILNGCANSFKGRMLIFFPGEYDKNQYRLLDARDGWSYLARPITA, from the coding sequence ATGGCATCCAAAGTTGATCAATTATTAACTGCATATGAGCTGGTTGTTAATGAACCCTGGTCAAATGCTTTGTCGGGCCAAGAAAGGGTTTGGTTCTTAGTGTATGATCCTGCTGAGCAACGTAAAGTTGATTTACGAATTGGTGATTTTGAAATGGCAACGAAAAAAGCGGGAAAAAGATGGATAACCATTTCTCTTAAAAAGTGTTTTCCTATTTGGATGGCAAGTCATGATTACAAAGAGGAATATTTTAATGACCCCGAAACTTTAGTAGATCAACTTGAATCTGAGTTTAAAAAATTTGCCATTACTTTCTTGATAGAAGAGATAAATAAACAAGGTACTGATGACAAAACATTGATTGCGGTGAGGGATATTTCTGCTTTATTTGGTTTCAACCGAATGTCTGATATTTTAAATGGGTGTGCCAATTCTTTTAAAGGAAGGATGCTCATTTTCTTTCCTGGTGAATACGATAAAAACCAATACCGTTTGTTGGATGCAAGAGATGGCTGGAGTTATTTAGCCAGACCGATTACTGCTTAA